The region GCTGCGCGGTGGCCCACTCGCGAGCGTCGGAGAGCTCTTGGGCGGTCGGCGGATCAGAGAGCAAGAAGCGCTCGGTGACGCGCTTGCTCCCCACGTCGATCGAGCGAGCCTTAACGATCTCGGCGGTCCGGACGCCGTCCTCGGCGATGAGGTCTCCCAGCACCAGTTCGGTCGAACCGCCGCCGAGGTCGACGACGAGCACGCCCTCGCCCGGCTCCATGTCGCTGGTCGCACCGGCGAACGACAGACGTGCCTCGCGCTCGCCCGGGATGATCGTGGGAACGATTCCGTGTTCGGCGAGCAGCGCGAGGAAGTCGGCGGCGTTCTCGGCGTCTCGCGAAGCGCTCGTGGCCAACGCGGTGATGCGCTCCACCCCACCGAGCTCAGCGATTGTGGTGCCGTAGCGCGCAAGGACCGCCGCAACGCGTCCCATCGCGGCGTCGGACAGGCGTCCTGTCGCGCCTAGACCCTCGCCGAGGTGTGTGATGTCGGTGCTGCGAGCGACCTCGGTCACACCGGCCGCCGAGACGTCGGCCACGAGCAGCCGCGTGGTCACGGTGCCGATGTCGATGGCCGCAAGCCGTCTGGACTGTGACACGGAAAGCCTCCTGTTACCTGCGCTGCAGCAGGCTGGTTGGTTGCAAGGACGTGCAGCGCCCGTCGGGGCAACTGTGGGGTATCTTCCCGAGCTCGGCCGCGCCGATAGGATCATCGATGCCGATGAGCACGAGCGCCACGTGCGCGTGCAAGCACTTCACGCCGAGGGGATCTCGCTGACCCGCCAGTCCCACACTCTCGCACGCGTCGACGCCGCCTGACTCGGCTACGCGCGCCGCGCGTAGCGCGCCGTCGGCAGCACGCAAGCTCTCGGCAAGCGCAGGGTCGGCAGCCGCGCGCGTCGCCCAGACGGCGGTCGCACCCGCGGACTCCTCGGCAGCGAGCGCCTCGGACAGATGCGGGCAGGTCAGCCAGGCGAACGTGGGGAACGGCGTCCCGTCGGCGAGAAGTGACGGCGAGACGATCACTGTCGGGAAGCCGTGCGCGCACCGCGCGGCGACTCGCCACGGCTCGCGAGGAACTCGGCCACCGAGCTGCTCGGCGACAAGAAGTGCCTCGCGGGATGGAGGCTGCGCAGCACCGGGGTCGTCACTCACTGCGTGTTGAAGACGGAGTCGAGGAAGGCCGTCCATGGCCCGCTCGGCGCTACCGTGGTCTCGCCGCTGCGTTCGAGCTCGGGCACGGCGCCCTCTGTCGGCAGCGCGCTGGGCTTCGCGGTGCCGTCGAGAACCACGACGACATGCTCGCCCGCCTTGACCATACCGAGCTGTGAGCGGGCGTAGTCCTCCACACCTTCTGGCGTCTTGAGGCGGGCGACCTCGGTGGAGAGGCGCTCGTTGCGCGACGTGAGCGAGTTGTACTCGGACTGCAGGCGTGCGCGCTCGCGCGTCTCACGGTACTGAACGCGTGCGACGGGATAGAAGCTAACGACGAAGATCGCAACGGCGCCGATCACGAAGATCGGCAGCAGCCACCAGCGGAACCACGATGCATCGCGCTTGGGGCGCGACGGGCTCTCGGCGCGCGCGGCCGACGGCTTGCTCTTGGCGGGAGTGCGTGCAGACGACGCAGCGCTGACACCCCGACGGACGGGCGTCTTGCGTGCGGCCGCTGAAGCCCCTAGCTGCGTGTTCCTCGGTGTCATACCCTCAGAGTCCTGTGTGCAGGCCAGCGATTGAGAACGCCCTTGTGAGCCCCCTCTGGCAGCGATGGTAGCACAGGAAACGCCCGCGTGTCGCCTAGACGTCAGGTTGAGGGTGAAGGATACGAACGCGTGTTCGGGGTCGGCAGACGCTACCTGAGAGGCACTTTGTCGATGGCCGCCGTCTGCCCGGTGGAGTCCATCCAGATGACGGTCAGACTGCCTACGCCACTCAGCTTGGCATCTGCAATCGCGGTAGCGAGTTTGCCCTCGGTCGCGCCACGCTCAACCGACGTAGCTGAAGCCGGGTCGGTGTACGTGAGGTAGACGGCGTAGCCGTCGGTGCCGTTGACCACGACCCGAGTGACCGAGACCTTCTTGTCGGGGAAGAGTGCGGCGATCTTGTTGCGGGAGACCGACTCCACGGTGACCGGCGGGTGCGTCATGCCGGCCGTGCCTACCTTGTAGCCATTGTGGCAACGCTGACAGAACTGGGGCGCGTGGCATCCCCAACACCCCTGGTCATTGACCCGCTTCACGAGCGGCCCGTGAACGAAGAACCACGGACCGATCGTCTTGCCCATGTACTTGCGAGGCGCGAGCGGGCCCGTTCCGATGTAGAGGTTGTCTCCATGCAACAGCGAACCTGCAGCAGGGCTCGTGGTCGTGACGACAGGATCACCGAGGTCGCTGGGAACGGTCTCGCCGTACACGTCCTTGGCCCACACCCCGTGGTAGTTGTCGGTGAAGATGCGCGCGCCCGAACCCACCGACGTGAACCGTTCCGCGGCGATACGCAGATTCAGGCCGATGACGTCAGGCATCGTCGTGGCGTTTGAGCCCAGCATCGGCCCCACGGGAGCGGTAGGCACTGCAGCCGCCGTCGCCGTCGTCAGAGTGGACGTTGCCTCCGAGGTTGTGGTCGAGGCCGTCGACGAACAGCCCGCAGCAAGCAGCAACGCAACTGCCGCGGCGGCCATGCCCAGCGTCCGGAGCGTCCGCATGTGTCTCGCTACACCTCTCTGACCAAGATGAAGTCGGTTCCGCCGGGTGCGTTGGCGGCTCGGCCTGCCGTGAGCGCTATCTTCTCACCACTCCGGGCAACTCCGTTAGCCTTCATCGCCTCGCACACCTCGTCGAGGAGCGTGTCGTTGTCCTCGGCAAAAGGTACCACCACCGAGCGCACACCCCATACGATCCCAAGTTGCCGAGCAGTCTGGAGCTGCGTCGTCGCCGCAGCGATGGGTGCGTCGGGGCGGTGCTTGGCCACGGCCCGAGCGGTCGCGCCCGACTGTGTGATCGGCACGATCGCGGTCAGACGCAGGTCGGAAGCCAAGTCGCACACCGCCGCACTCACGGCCTCCTGGACGCTCTGGGTCTGACCGTCCGAGCGGTCCCAGCCACCGCCGGCCACGGCATCCTCGGCAGCACTGGCGATGCGCGCCATAGTCTCGACGGCCTCCAGCGGGTACTCCCCCACCGCCGTCTCGCCCGACAACATCACGGCGTCGGCGCGGTCGAAGATCGCGTTGGCGACGTCGCTTGCCTCGGCGCGCGTGGGACGAGGCGCGGTGGTCATCGAGTCGAGCATCTGCGTGGCGACCACGACCGGCTTTCCGGCTTTGCGGGCCTCGGCGATGATGCGGCGCTGCAGGACGGGTACCGCCTCCGGCGATGTCTCGACGCCCAGGTCGCCTCGAGCGACCATGACGGCATCGGCGACGGCGAGCACGGCGCACAGGTCCTCGACCGCCTCGAACTTCTCGATCTTGGCGACGATGGGAACGTTGCTGGGGCCGAGTAGCTCGCGAAGGGCTGTCACGTCGGCGGCGCTTCGCACGAACGACTGCCCGACAAAGTCGACGTCGGCGTGACGCACCCAGTCGACGATCTCTCGGTCGTAGTCGGTGATCGAATCGACGCCCAGCGTGACACCCGGCGCGTTGACTCCCTTGTTCGAGAGCAGCGGTCCGCCCACTTCGACGCGCGTGAGCACGTCTCGGCCGGAAATGCCGGTGATGGCGAGCTCGAGCCGGCCGTCGTCGAGGAGCAGGCGGTCGCCCGGGTGCACGTCATCGGCCAAGCCGTTGTACGTGATGCAGGCATGCTTGGTGTCGCCCACGCACTCCTCGCCTTCAAGCGTGAAGGACTGGCCGCGCTCCAAGACCGTCCCCGGCGAAACGTCGCCGACGCGGATCTTGGGGCCGGGCAGGTCGACGAGCACGCCGACGTGACGGCCGATGCGCTGCTCGGCGGCTCGGACGGCGGCAAGGCGCTTTGCGAGTGCCTCTGGGCCGGAGTGCGCGGCGTTGAGCCGCACGACGTCGACGCCGGCGAACAGGACGGCTTCGAGTGTCTCGGGGTTGTCGGTGGACGGTCCCACAGTTGCGATGATCTTTGTGCGCCGCATGGCGGTCTCCTAGTCGATCGCTTTGGGCAAGCGGACGATCTGGATTCCCTCATCGGTGCGGCGCACTGTCACCTCTTCACGACCGAGGCGATGAACAGCAGTGCGCAGATTACCGTAGAGGCGTTCCAGACCCTTTTCGTCGGTGCGGATGAGCAAGGCTCGCTCACCGGCTGTCAGGAAGTAGCGTACGAGCCGCGTGGCTGCACCACGTGGCGCGGGAAATGGCACGTCGATCGAGCGACTCTCAAACTCCCAGACGTCTTCCGGGTCGATCTGCTCGCACCAGCTCGCCACGTCGGCGGTCAGGATGACGGCGCGCCGGCGCGCCTCCGGGTCATCGCAGGTCTCGCCCACAAGGCGCAGGCGCACGTCGAAGCCTTGCAGCGACGCGGCGCGAGCAAGGTAGGCCCAATCGAGCGATCCCTCGTCCTCGAGCAGCATGATCACGCGATCGCGCACGTGGTCGGCGAGCGCCGTGAGCAGGTGCAGCAGCCCCAGGCCGCGGCGCGGTGTGAACGTGACCACCGCGACGTCGAAGATCGCCTCGGCGGGCAGGTCTTCCACCATGCCTTGCGACGTTCCGAGTCGCGAGTCCTCGGCCACATCACTCGCGAGCAAGCGACGCAGCATGCCGGGCGACGGCTCGAGCGCCGTCAGGCGCCGAGCATGTCCGAGCAGGGGGCGTGTGAGCAGGCCTGTTGCGGCGCCCACCTCGAGGATGTCGATGTCCGAGGGAACCTCCTCGAGCAGCGCGACAACCAGCTCCGGAAAGATGCGTTCCTGTCCGAAGTC is a window of Coriobacteriia bacterium DNA encoding:
- a CDS encoding Ppx/GppA phosphatase family protein encodes the protein MSQSRRLAAIDIGTVTTRLLVADVSAAGVTEVARSTDITHLGEGLGATGRLSDAAMGRVAAVLARYGTTIAELGGVERITALATSASRDAENAADFLALLAEHGIVPTIIPGEREARLSFAGATSDMEPGEGVLVVDLGGGSTELVLGDLIAEDGVRTAEIVKARSIDVGSKRVTERFLLSDPPTAQELSDAREWATAQLRPYFDGLRERPTLMVAVAGTATSLSAIRQEMAIYDPSLIHCSCLTGSELADLTEMLAAMTTEERTHVVGLDPGRAPVIVAGALILETVVALAGLDSTLVSEHDILYGILLDTFKVLQGGATDGQIPAE
- a CDS encoding DUF501 domain-containing protein translates to MSDDPGAAQPPSREALLVAEQLGGRVPREPWRVAARCAHGFPTVIVSPSLLADGTPFPTFAWLTCPHLSEALAAEESAGATAVWATRAAADPALAESLRAADGALRAARVAESGGVDACESVGLAGQRDPLGVKCLHAHVALVLIGIDDPIGAAELGKIPHSCPDGRCTSLQPTSLLQRR
- a CDS encoding septum formation initiator family protein, with translation MTPRNTQLGASAAARKTPVRRGVSAASSARTPAKSKPSAARAESPSRPKRDASWFRWWLLPIFVIGAVAIFVVSFYPVARVQYRETRERARLQSEYNSLTSRNERLSTEVARLKTPEGVEDYARSQLGMVKAGEHVVVVLDGTAKPSALPTEGAVPELERSGETTVAPSGPWTAFLDSVFNTQ
- the pyk gene encoding pyruvate kinase, whose protein sequence is MRRTKIIATVGPSTDNPETLEAVLFAGVDVVRLNAAHSGPEALAKRLAAVRAAEQRIGRHVGVLVDLPGPKIRVGDVSPGTVLERGQSFTLEGEECVGDTKHACITYNGLADDVHPGDRLLLDDGRLELAITGISGRDVLTRVEVGGPLLSNKGVNAPGVTLGVDSITDYDREIVDWVRHADVDFVGQSFVRSAADVTALRELLGPSNVPIVAKIEKFEAVEDLCAVLAVADAVMVARGDLGVETSPEAVPVLQRRIIAEARKAGKPVVVATQMLDSMTTAPRPTRAEASDVANAIFDRADAVMLSGETAVGEYPLEAVETMARIASAAEDAVAGGGWDRSDGQTQSVQEAVSAAVCDLASDLRLTAIVPITQSGATARAVAKHRPDAPIAAATTQLQTARQLGIVWGVRSVVVPFAEDNDTLLDEVCEAMKANGVARSGEKIALTAGRAANAPGGTDFILVREV
- a CDS encoding class I SAM-dependent methyltransferase gives rise to the protein MTDRIRTAAAPVVPPRFGVPIESALARRERLANQYDYDFGQERIFPELVVALLEEVPSDIDILEVGAATGLLTRPLLGHARRLTALEPSPGMLRRLLASDVAEDSRLGTSQGMVEDLPAEAIFDVAVVTFTPRRGLGLLHLLTALADHVRDRVIMLLEDEGSLDWAYLARAASLQGFDVRLRLVGETCDDPEARRRAVILTADVASWCEQIDPEDVWEFESRSIDVPFPAPRGAATRLVRYFLTAGERALLIRTDEKGLERLYGNLRTAVHRLGREEVTVRRTDEGIQIVRLPKAID